Proteins from a single region of Streptomyces sp. HUAS 15-9:
- a CDS encoding helix-turn-helix domain-containing protein, with protein sequence MAGSGERARHWQYEELPGVDLLWARYIRKTFVRHTHENFVIAAIADGVEVFHHGGSDVQVGAGALALVNPDTPHTGRAGVPEGWRYGAVYPSPEVVGAIAAETTMIRGTPGFVSPVLDDPYTVGLVHQVLRAADEGNALAADTLLRVAVTRLLRLNGGPLPRREVRTAGARTAARARAVLEERMTEPPTLERLAADLGTSPFALLRAFRDSYGMPPHAWLTDARVRRARHLLDAGTAPAEAAVTVGFTDQSHLNRHFARIVGVPPGAYQRERKNVQDLGRGPLVTSDAWHNRQLSQTYAPTTEGNRMPPSYATPSESGSP encoded by the coding sequence ATGGCGGGATCGGGTGAGCGGGCGAGGCACTGGCAGTACGAGGAACTGCCCGGCGTCGACCTGTTGTGGGCCCGGTACATCCGCAAGACCTTCGTCCGGCACACCCACGAGAACTTCGTGATCGCCGCCATCGCCGACGGCGTCGAGGTCTTCCACCACGGCGGGTCCGACGTCCAGGTCGGCGCGGGAGCGCTCGCCCTGGTCAATCCGGACACCCCGCACACCGGACGGGCGGGTGTTCCGGAGGGCTGGCGGTACGGGGCGGTCTACCCCTCGCCCGAGGTGGTGGGCGCCATCGCGGCCGAGACCACCATGATCCGCGGCACCCCCGGCTTCGTCAGTCCCGTGCTCGACGATCCGTACACGGTCGGCCTGGTGCACCAGGTGCTGCGCGCCGCCGACGAGGGCAACGCGCTGGCCGCCGACACCCTGCTGCGGGTGGCCGTGACCCGGCTGCTGCGGCTCAACGGCGGGCCGCTGCCGCGGCGCGAGGTGCGCACGGCCGGGGCCCGCACCGCGGCACGGGCGCGTGCCGTGCTGGAGGAGCGGATGACGGAGCCGCCCACCCTGGAGCGGCTGGCCGCCGACCTGGGGACCAGTCCCTTCGCGCTGCTGCGGGCGTTCCGTGACTCCTACGGCATGCCGCCCCACGCCTGGCTGACCGACGCCCGGGTGCGCCGGGCACGGCACCTGCTGGACGCCGGGACCGCACCCGCGGAGGCGGCCGTCACCGTCGGCTTCACCGATCAGTCGCACCTCAACCGGCACTTCGCCCGGATCGTCGGCGTGCCCCCGGGGGCGTACCAGCGAGAGCGCAAGAACGTACAAGACCTGGGGCGCGGACCGCTCGTAACGTCCGACGCGTGGCACAACAGACAGCTCTCGCAGACATACGCGCCGACGACGGAGGGAAACCGGATGCCGCCGTCGTACGCGACGCCCTCGGAGTCGGGGTCGCCGTAG
- a CDS encoding AzlC family ABC transporter permease: protein MAQQTALADIRADDGGKPDAAVVRDALGVGVAVGLSGFAFGVTSAGSGLSLLQTCALSLLVFTGASQFALVGALAAGGNPLTAAAGAFFLGVRNAFYGLRLSQLLALPRAVRPFAAQWVIDETTAVALAQPTRRAVRIGFTVTGLSLYLLWNLTTLLGALGAKAIGDTEAWGLDAAGPAVFLALLAPMVKTATERAVAALAVLLGLGLLPVLPAGVPVLVAALAAPVVLWAEGRRRGRTRHDVPDDAPEEDR from the coding sequence GTGGCACAACAGACAGCTCTCGCAGACATACGCGCCGACGACGGAGGGAAACCGGATGCCGCCGTCGTACGCGACGCCCTCGGAGTCGGGGTCGCCGTAGGACTGTCCGGGTTCGCCTTCGGGGTGACCTCGGCCGGCAGCGGACTGAGCCTGCTGCAGACCTGTGCGCTCAGCCTCCTGGTGTTCACCGGCGCCTCGCAGTTCGCCCTGGTGGGGGCGCTGGCCGCAGGAGGCAACCCGCTCACGGCGGCCGCGGGTGCCTTCTTCCTCGGGGTGCGCAACGCGTTCTACGGGCTGCGGCTGTCGCAGTTGCTGGCCCTCCCGCGCGCGGTGCGGCCGTTCGCCGCCCAGTGGGTGATCGACGAGACGACGGCGGTGGCGCTGGCGCAGCCGACCCGGCGCGCGGTGCGGATCGGCTTCACCGTCACCGGCCTCAGCCTGTACCTGCTGTGGAACCTCACCACGCTGCTCGGCGCCCTGGGTGCCAAGGCCATCGGCGACACCGAGGCGTGGGGCCTGGACGCGGCCGGACCCGCCGTGTTCCTGGCGCTGCTCGCCCCCATGGTGAAGACCGCCACCGAGCGCGCCGTCGCGGCCCTGGCGGTGCTGCTCGGACTTGGCCTGCTGCCCGTCCTGCCCGCCGGTGTGCCCGTCCTGGTGGCCGCGCTCGCGGCGCCGGTCGTCCTGTGGGCGGAGGGCCGCCGCAGGGGCCGTACCCGACACGACGTACCCGACGACGCACCAGAGGAAGACCGTTGA
- a CDS encoding AzlD domain-containing protein, with product MNTWIAIGVTALGCYAVKLAGLLVPAGALERPLVKRLAALLPVALLAALTAQQTFAHGHALVLDARAAGLAAAAVALVLRAPFLLVVAAAVVVTAGVRAVGG from the coding sequence TTGAACACCTGGATCGCGATCGGCGTGACCGCCCTCGGCTGCTACGCCGTCAAGCTCGCCGGACTGCTCGTGCCCGCGGGAGCCCTGGAGCGCCCGCTGGTCAAGCGGCTCGCCGCCCTGCTGCCTGTCGCTCTCCTCGCCGCCCTCACGGCCCAGCAGACCTTCGCCCACGGGCACGCGCTGGTGCTGGACGCCCGGGCCGCGGGGCTCGCGGCCGCCGCCGTGGCGCTGGTGCTGCGTGCCCCGTTCCTGCTCGTCGTCGCGGCGGCCGTGGTGGTCACGGCGGGGGTGCGGGCCGTCGGAGGATGA
- a CDS encoding DUF3046 domain-containing protein, with the protein MRLTVFWQRMAEHFGVGYAETFARDHVMSELGGRTVHEALNAGWEAKDVWRVVCTVMNVPGERR; encoded by the coding sequence ATGCGGTTGACGGTCTTCTGGCAGCGGATGGCGGAACACTTCGGAGTGGGGTACGCCGAGACATTCGCGCGCGATCATGTGATGTCGGAGCTGGGCGGACGCACGGTGCACGAGGCGCTGAACGCCGGCTGGGAGGCCAAGGACGTATGGCGGGTGGTCTGCACCGTCATGAACGTGCCGGGGGAGAGGCGCTGA
- a CDS encoding ATP-dependent helicase codes for MVSSAHRALDGFSPATRGWFTGAFSAPTAAQAGAWQTIGEGSDVLVVAPTGSGKTLAAFLAALDELASTPAPADPKKRCRVLYVSPLKALAVDVERNLRSPLTGIRHESVRLGLPEPEIKVGIRSGDTPAAERRALSTRPPDILITTPESLFLMLTSATRDALTGVETVILDEVHAVAGTKRGAHLALSLERLDELLPRPARRIGLSATVRPVDEVARYLSPRRKVEIVQPKSGKEFDLSVVVPVEDLGELGGSPVADGNEGGERPSIWPHVEERITDLVQAHRSTIVFANSRRLAERLCNRLNEIAYERATGEPLEEHHSPAELMGGSGAAQGAPPVIARAHHGSVSKEQRALVEEDLKAGRLPAVVATSSLELGIDMGAVDLVVQVESPPSVASGLQRVGRAGHQVGAVSTGVVFPKYRGDLVQAAVVTERMRSGSIESLRVPANPLDVLAQQLVAMTALDSWQFDDLLAAVRRAAPFASLPESAFTAVLDMLAGRYPSDAFAELRPRVVWDRVTGTITGRPGAQRLAVTSGGTIPDRGLFGVFLAGADPKKGGGRVGELDEEMVYESRVGDVFTLGTSSWRIEDITRDRVLVSPAPGVPGRLPFWKGDQLGRPLELGRAVGAFLREVGSLPKDDARLRLLAAGLDAWAADNVLSYLDEQREACGHVPDDRTIVVERFRDELGDWRVVVHSPFGAQVHAPWALALGARLSERYGMDAQVMHADDGIVLRLPDADLMGLDLLDQEPRKAGTEYDADQAPVGAADVAFDKGEVDQIVTDQVGGSALFASRFRECAARALLLPRRNPGKRTPLWQQRQRAAQLLQVASEFGSFPIVLEAVRECLQDVFDVPGLVELMGDLESRKVRLVEVTTPEPSPFARSLLFGYVAQFLYEGDSPLAERRAAALSLDSRLLAELLGQAELRELLDADVLTELERELHWLTEDRRVKDVEGVADLLRMLGPLTDAELAERGAEPQWAEELAGARRAIRVRIAGAEHWAAVEDAGRLRDALGTALPVGVPEAFTEPVKDPLGDLLARYARTHGPFTSATAAARFGLGVAVTEGTLQRLAAGGRVVQGEFHPAGIGQEWCDAAVLRRLRRRSLAALRHELEPVPPAALAQFLPQWQHIGKGHGLRGIDGLVRAIEQLQGASVPASALEKLVLPSRVVNYTPAMLDELTSAGEVVWAGAGALPGKDGWVSLHLADAAPLLLPPPHPLELTALHQSVLDALSGGYGLFFRQIADQVRATTHPDATDPQLADVVWDLAWSGRLTNDTLAPMRSLLGSGRTAGSTAHRAKRTVPRGRYGSLTAAARTASRTGPPTVAGRWSLLPQREPDATVRAHALARALLDRHGVVTRGAVSAEGVEGGFSAVYRILSAFEESGQARRGYVVEGLGAAQFAMDGAVDRLRTVANARERGEGLPGTGPGNGGSPGFGQSDDTVFPAPFGQADTGFDPAALDADFDGYFDGPADHRTAPGDHVSPRDFAAPGYGGPRGGPTAPYASGYGDRRTRTPSADTRAVVLAAADPANAYGAALAWPEPPTGAGHKPGRKAGSLVVLVDGELTLYMERGGKTLLAWPSAPDTEAGDDPRLRSAAEALAAAARAGTLGTVTVERVNGASALTSPIGALLEGAGFIATPRGLRLRA; via the coding sequence ATGGTCAGCTCCGCACACCGAGCCCTCGACGGCTTCTCCCCCGCGACCCGCGGCTGGTTCACGGGGGCCTTTTCCGCGCCCACCGCGGCCCAGGCGGGCGCGTGGCAGACCATCGGCGAGGGCTCGGACGTGCTGGTGGTGGCCCCGACCGGCTCCGGCAAGACGCTGGCCGCCTTCCTCGCCGCGCTGGACGAGCTCGCCTCCACGCCCGCGCCGGCCGACCCGAAGAAACGCTGTCGCGTTCTGTACGTGTCACCGCTGAAGGCCCTCGCGGTCGACGTCGAGCGCAACCTCCGCAGCCCGCTGACCGGTATCCGCCACGAGTCCGTGCGCCTGGGCCTGCCCGAGCCCGAGATCAAGGTCGGCATCCGCTCCGGCGACACCCCGGCCGCCGAGCGCCGCGCCCTGTCCACACGCCCGCCGGACATCCTGATCACCACCCCGGAGTCCCTGTTCCTGATGCTGACGTCGGCCACGCGCGATGCGCTGACCGGCGTGGAGACGGTGATCCTGGACGAGGTGCACGCGGTCGCGGGCACCAAGCGCGGCGCGCATCTGGCGCTCTCCCTGGAGCGGCTGGACGAGCTGCTGCCCCGGCCCGCCCGCCGCATCGGTCTGTCCGCGACGGTCCGCCCGGTGGACGAAGTGGCCCGCTATCTCTCCCCGCGCCGCAAGGTGGAGATCGTCCAGCCGAAGTCCGGCAAGGAGTTCGACCTCTCCGTCGTCGTCCCGGTCGAGGACCTGGGCGAGCTGGGCGGCTCCCCGGTGGCCGACGGCAACGAGGGGGGCGAGCGGCCCTCGATCTGGCCGCATGTCGAGGAGCGGATCACCGACCTGGTCCAGGCCCACCGCTCGACGATCGTGTTCGCGAACTCACGCCGTCTCGCGGAGCGGCTGTGCAACCGGCTCAACGAGATCGCCTACGAGCGCGCGACCGGCGAGCCCCTGGAGGAGCACCACTCCCCCGCCGAGCTCATGGGCGGCTCGGGCGCGGCCCAGGGCGCGCCCCCGGTGATCGCCCGCGCGCACCACGGCTCCGTCTCCAAGGAGCAGCGCGCCCTGGTCGAGGAGGATCTGAAGGCGGGCCGCCTGCCCGCCGTGGTGGCCACCTCCAGCCTCGAACTGGGCATCGACATGGGTGCGGTGGACCTGGTCGTCCAGGTCGAGTCCCCGCCGTCGGTGGCCTCCGGACTGCAGCGGGTCGGCCGTGCGGGACACCAGGTGGGCGCGGTCTCCACCGGCGTGGTCTTCCCGAAGTACCGGGGCGACCTGGTGCAGGCCGCGGTGGTCACCGAGCGGATGCGTTCCGGCTCCATCGAGTCCCTGAGGGTGCCCGCCAACCCCCTGGACGTACTCGCGCAGCAGCTCGTCGCGATGACGGCCCTGGACAGCTGGCAGTTCGACGACCTGCTCGCCGCGGTCCGCCGCGCCGCGCCCTTCGCCTCGCTCCCCGAATCGGCCTTCACGGCGGTCCTCGACATGCTCGCGGGCCGCTACCCGTCCGACGCCTTCGCCGAGCTGCGTCCGCGCGTGGTGTGGGACCGCGTGACCGGGACGATCACCGGCCGTCCGGGCGCCCAGCGCCTCGCCGTCACCTCCGGCGGCACGATTCCCGACCGCGGTCTGTTCGGGGTCTTCCTCGCCGGGGCGGATCCCAAGAAGGGCGGCGGGCGGGTCGGCGAGCTCGACGAGGAGATGGTCTACGAGTCCCGGGTCGGTGACGTGTTCACGCTCGGCACCAGCTCATGGCGCATCGAGGACATCACCCGCGACCGCGTCCTGGTCTCCCCCGCCCCCGGCGTGCCCGGCCGCCTCCCCTTCTGGAAGGGCGACCAGCTGGGCCGCCCGCTCGAACTGGGCCGCGCGGTGGGCGCGTTCCTGCGCGAGGTCGGCTCGCTGCCCAAGGACGACGCCCGCCTGCGTCTCCTCGCCGCGGGCCTCGACGCCTGGGCCGCGGACAACGTCCTGTCCTACCTCGACGAGCAGCGCGAGGCCTGCGGCCACGTCCCGGACGACCGGACGATCGTCGTGGAGCGCTTCCGCGACGAACTGGGCGACTGGCGGGTCGTCGTGCACTCCCCGTTCGGCGCCCAGGTCCACGCCCCGTGGGCGCTCGCCCTCGGCGCCCGCCTCTCCGAGCGGTACGGCATGGACGCGCAGGTCATGCACGCCGACGACGGCATCGTGCTGCGGCTGCCCGACGCCGATCTGATGGGCCTGGACCTGCTCGACCAGGAGCCGCGGAAGGCCGGCACGGAATACGACGCCGACCAGGCTCCGGTCGGCGCGGCGGACGTCGCCTTCGACAAGGGCGAGGTCGACCAGATCGTCACCGACCAGGTCGGCGGCTCAGCCCTGTTCGCGTCCCGGTTCCGCGAGTGTGCCGCCCGCGCGCTGCTGCTGCCGCGCCGCAACCCCGGTAAGCGCACCCCGCTGTGGCAGCAGCGCCAGCGCGCGGCCCAGCTGCTCCAGGTGGCCAGCGAGTTCGGCTCGTTCCCGATCGTTCTGGAGGCGGTGCGCGAGTGCCTCCAGGACGTGTTCGACGTCCCCGGCCTGGTCGAGCTGATGGGCGACCTCGAGTCCCGCAAGGTGCGCCTGGTCGAGGTCACCACCCCCGAGCCCTCCCCCTTCGCGCGCTCCCTCCTGTTCGGGTACGTGGCCCAGTTCCTGTACGAGGGAGACTCCCCGCTCGCCGAGCGCCGTGCCGCGGCGCTCTCCCTGGACTCGCGGCTGCTGGCCGAGCTACTGGGCCAGGCGGAGCTGCGCGAACTGCTCGACGCGGACGTGCTGACCGAACTGGAGCGGGAGCTCCACTGGCTCACCGAGGACCGCCGCGTCAAGGACGTCGAAGGCGTCGCCGACCTGCTGCGGATGCTGGGCCCGCTCACGGACGCCGAACTGGCGGAGCGGGGTGCCGAGCCACAGTGGGCCGAGGAGCTGGCCGGAGCCCGCCGCGCCATCCGGGTGCGGATCGCCGGCGCCGAGCACTGGGCGGCCGTCGAGGACGCGGGCCGGCTGCGCGACGCCCTGGGCACGGCGCTGCCGGTCGGCGTCCCCGAGGCCTTCACCGAGCCGGTCAAGGACCCGCTGGGCGACCTTCTGGCCCGGTACGCCCGCACACACGGCCCGTTTACCTCGGCCACGGCGGCCGCCCGCTTCGGCCTGGGCGTGGCGGTCACGGAGGGCACTCTGCAGCGGCTCGCCGCGGGCGGCCGTGTCGTGCAGGGCGAGTTCCACCCCGCGGGGATCGGCCAGGAGTGGTGCGACGCGGCCGTGCTGCGCCGACTGCGCCGCCGCTCGCTGGCCGCCCTGCGGCACGAGCTGGAGCCGGTGCCGCCCGCCGCGCTGGCGCAGTTCCTGCCGCAGTGGCAGCACATCGGCAAGGGCCACGGCCTGCGCGGTATCGACGGACTGGTGCGTGCCATCGAGCAGTTGCAGGGCGCGTCCGTGCCCGCGTCCGCCCTGGAGAAGCTGGTCCTGCCGTCCCGCGTCGTGAACTACACCCCGGCGATGCTCGACGAACTCACCTCCGCGGGCGAGGTGGTGTGGGCCGGAGCGGGCGCGCTGCCCGGCAAGGACGGCTGGGTCTCCCTCCATCTGGCGGACGCAGCCCCGCTGCTCCTGCCGCCGCCCCATCCCCTGGAGCTGACCGCACTTCACCAGTCCGTCCTGGACGCGCTGTCCGGCGGCTACGGCCTGTTCTTCCGTCAGATCGCCGACCAGGTGAGGGCCACCACACACCCTGACGCCACCGACCCTCAACTGGCCGACGTCGTCTGGGACCTGGCCTGGTCCGGACGGCTCACGAACGACACGCTCGCACCGATGCGTTCCCTCCTGGGCTCCGGCCGGACCGCGGGCTCCACGGCCCATCGCGCCAAGCGCACGGTCCCGCGCGGGCGTTACGGTTCCCTGACCGCGGCCGCCCGCACCGCCTCGCGCACCGGACCGCCGACCGTGGCCGGCCGCTGGTCGCTGCTCCCCCAGCGTGAGCCGGACGCCACCGTGCGCGCCCACGCCCTGGCCCGCGCACTCCTCGACCGGCACGGCGTGGTCACCCGGGGAGCGGTCTCTGCGGAGGGCGTCGAGGGCGGCTTCTCCGCCGTGTACCGGATCCTGTCCGCCTTCGAGGAGAGCGGCCAGGCCCGGCGCGGCTATGTCGTGGAGGGGCTCGGTGCGGCCCAGTTCGCGATGGACGGGGCGGTGGACCGCCTGCGCACGGTGGCCAATGCCCGCGAGCGGGGCGAGGGCCTGCCCGGTACGGGCCCCGGGAACGGCGGCTCGCCGGGCTTCGGGCAATCGGACGACACCGTCTTCCCGGCTCCCTTCGGCCAGGCCGACACCGGATTCGACCCGGCCGCCCTCGACGCCGACTTCGACGGCTACTTCGACGGGCCAGCAGACCACCGCACCGCACCGGGCGACCATGTCTCCCCCCGGGACTTCGCCGCGCCCGGTTACGGCGGCCCCCGGGGCGGTCCGACCGCCCCTTACGCTTCCGGCTACGGCGACCGCCGTACCCGTACCCCCTCCGCCGACACGCGGGCCGTCGTCCTCGCCGCGGCCGACCCCGCCAACGCCTACGGCGCCGCCCTCGCCTGGCCCGAGCCGCCGACCGGGGCCGGGCACAAGCCGGGGCGCAAGGCGGGCTCGCTGGTGGTGCTGGTGGACGGCGAGCTGACCCTCTACATGGAGCGCGGCGGCAAGACGCTGCTGGCCTGGCCCTCCGCCCCGGACACGGAGGCGGGCGACGATCCCCGCCTGCGGTCAGCCGCGGAGGCCCTGGCGGCGGCCGCCCGCGCGGGCACCCTCGGCACGGTCACGGTGGAGCGGGTCAACGGCGCCTCGGCCCTGACCTCCCCCATAGGTGCCCTCCTGGAAGGAGCGGGCTTCATCGCGACCCCGCGCGGACTGCGGCTCAGGGCATGA